The proteins below come from a single Streptomyces sp. SCSIO 75703 genomic window:
- a CDS encoding rhodanese-like domain-containing protein, with amino-acid sequence MTSTTATPAALTADEAAARLGEFTVVDVRSPGEYAGGHLPGAHNVPLDRLDEAAVALTAAAARRPLLLVCASGNRSATGCDRLAALGIEAAGLEGGTGAWAGAGHPVERERQGRTVWPMDRQVRFAAGSLVAAGFVAGRFWRPAHWLSAAIGGGLIFSGVTGHCGMAVALAKLPHNNRPAQGAPSFEETLVRLAA; translated from the coding sequence GTGACCAGCACCACCGCAACGCCCGCCGCCCTGACCGCCGACGAGGCCGCGGCCCGGCTCGGCGAGTTCACCGTCGTGGACGTGCGCTCCCCCGGCGAGTACGCCGGCGGCCACCTCCCCGGCGCCCACAACGTGCCGCTGGACCGGCTGGACGAGGCCGCCGTGGCCCTGACGGCCGCCGCCGCGCGCCGTCCGCTGCTCCTCGTCTGCGCCTCCGGCAACCGCTCCGCCACGGGCTGCGACCGGCTCGCCGCCCTCGGGATCGAGGCCGCCGGGCTGGAGGGCGGCACCGGCGCCTGGGCCGGGGCCGGGCACCCGGTCGAGCGCGAGCGGCAGGGCCGCACGGTCTGGCCCATGGACCGCCAGGTCCGGTTCGCGGCCGGCTCGCTGGTCGCCGCGGGCTTCGTGGCCGGCCGGTTCTGGCGTCCGGCGCACTGGCTCTCCGCCGCGATCGGCGGGGGCCTGATCTTCTCCGGCGTCACCGGCCACTGCGGCATGGCGGTCGCCCTGGCCAAGCTGCCGCACAACAACCGGCCCGCCCAGGGCGCGCCCTCCTTCGAGGAGACCCTGGTCCGGCTCGCGGCCTGA